A part of Thermus sp. LT1-2-5 genomic DNA contains:
- a CDS encoding thiolase family protein produces the protein MPEAWIVAAVRSPIGKHGGALSSVRPDDLLAHVLSALMARSGVPKEEVEDVYAGCANQAGEDNRNVARMALLLAGFPVEVAGCTVNRLCGSGLEAVAQAARAIWAGEGKVYVGSGVESMSRAPYAVPKPERPFPTGNLVMYDTTLGWRFINPRMQALYGTESMGETAENLAELYRIPREEQDRFALLSHQKAVRAWDEGRFREEVVPIPVLRGKEEALVGVDEGPRRDTSLEKLSSLRPVFREGGTVTAGNSSPLNDGAAAVLLVADDYAKAHGLKPLARIRSLAVAGVPPRIMGIGPVPATQKALERAGLSLADLGLIELNEAFAAQALAVLREWGLSPEDPRLNPNGGAIALGHPLGASGARILTTLVHEMRRRQVPFGLATMCIGVGQGIAVVVEAV, from the coding sequence ATGCCCGAAGCCTGGATTGTAGCCGCGGTACGAAGCCCCATCGGCAAGCACGGGGGAGCCTTGAGCTCCGTCCGGCCCGACGACCTCCTGGCCCACGTCCTCTCCGCCCTCATGGCGCGCTCCGGAGTGCCCAAGGAGGAGGTGGAGGACGTCTACGCCGGCTGCGCCAACCAAGCGGGGGAGGACAACCGCAACGTGGCCCGCATGGCCCTCCTCCTGGCGGGCTTCCCCGTGGAGGTGGCGGGGTGCACCGTGAACCGCCTCTGCGGCAGCGGCCTGGAGGCCGTGGCCCAGGCGGCCCGGGCCATCTGGGCGGGGGAGGGCAAGGTGTATGTGGGCAGCGGGGTGGAGTCCATGTCCCGTGCCCCCTACGCCGTGCCCAAGCCCGAGCGCCCCTTCCCCACCGGCAACCTGGTGATGTACGACACCACCTTGGGCTGGCGCTTTATCAACCCCCGCATGCAGGCCCTCTACGGCACGGAGAGCATGGGGGAAACGGCGGAGAACCTGGCGGAGCTCTACCGGATCCCCCGGGAGGAGCAGGACCGCTTCGCCCTCCTCTCCCACCAGAAGGCGGTGCGGGCCTGGGATGAGGGGCGTTTCAGGGAGGAGGTGGTGCCCATCCCGGTGCTCCGGGGGAAGGAGGAGGCCCTGGTGGGGGTGGACGAGGGCCCTAGGCGGGACACCTCCTTGGAGAAGCTTTCAAGCCTCAGGCCCGTCTTCCGGGAGGGGGGCACGGTGACGGCGGGGAACAGCAGCCCCCTCAACGACGGGGCGGCGGCGGTGCTCCTGGTGGCGGACGACTACGCCAAGGCCCACGGCCTCAAGCCCCTGGCCCGCATCCGGAGCCTCGCCGTGGCGGGGGTGCCCCCCCGGATCATGGGCATCGGCCCGGTGCCCGCCACCCAGAAGGCCCTGGAGCGGGCGGGCTTGAGCCTGGCCGACCTGGGTCTCATCGAGCTCAACGAGGCCTTCGCCGCCCAGGCCCTGGCGGTCCTCCGGGAGTGGGGGCTTTCCCCGGAGGACCCCCGCCTGAACCCCAACGGGGGGGCCATCGCCCTGGGGCACCCCTTGGGGGCCTCGGGGGCCAGGATCCTCACCACCCTGGTCCACGAGATGCGCCGAAGGCAGGTGCCCTTCGGCCTGGCCACCATGTGCATCGGGGTGGGCCAGGGGATCGCCGTGGTGGTGGAGGCGGTTTAG
- a CDS encoding thioredoxin domain-containing protein, whose protein sequence is MGNRLKNALSPYLLAHAQDPVDWHPFGEEAFRKAQAEGKPIFLSVGYHACHWCHVMHRESFQDAEVAALLNAHFVPVKVDREERPDVDAAYMRALVSLTGQGGWPMSLFLTPEGKPFFGGTYFPKEDRMGLPGFKRVLLAVARAWEEKKEALLEEGERLAQALWRSLTPPPGPVPAEAEEAALAHLAQAFDLEGGGFLPAPKFPQGTLLLYLLARAWEGEERAKTFLLSTLRAMALGGIYDQVGGGFHRYSVDRFWRVPHFEKMLYDNALLARVYLGAYKLFGDPLFLRVARGTLDWLLAMQAKEGGFYTALDAESEGEEGRYYTWTEAELAEALGEDFPLARRYFALGDDLGGRSVLTAWGEVEVAKELGEAFAPWRERVRQKLLAARRRRRPPALDDKVLADWSALAVRALAEGGRLLGEGRYLEAARKGAHFLLQVMRQEGLLRHAWRGGSLGEEAFLPDQSFAALALLELYAATGEWPYLAQAQGVAEAAWTVFVGKTASHKLPLPSEEVEEATLPSGESALAEVFFRLGAIFHGDYWERAERLLQSRALWLGRYPQALPGALLSKRLLERGTELALPLPSPMAEAAKEAFLPLTQLVLGPPGALPALEGREAGKAYACRRGVCALPVEDWGEVLRAVRDM, encoded by the coding sequence ATGGGAAACCGGCTCAAGAACGCCCTAAGCCCCTATCTCCTGGCCCACGCCCAAGACCCCGTGGACTGGCACCCCTTTGGCGAGGAAGCCTTCCGGAAGGCCCAGGCGGAGGGGAAGCCCATCTTCCTTTCCGTGGGCTATCACGCCTGCCACTGGTGCCACGTGATGCACCGGGAAAGCTTCCAAGACGCAGAGGTGGCGGCCCTCCTCAACGCCCACTTCGTCCCGGTGAAGGTGGACCGGGAGGAGCGCCCCGATGTGGACGCCGCCTATATGCGGGCCCTGGTGAGCCTCACGGGCCAGGGAGGCTGGCCCATGAGCCTGTTCCTAACCCCGGAGGGGAAACCCTTTTTCGGGGGCACCTACTTCCCCAAGGAGGACCGCATGGGCCTCCCCGGCTTCAAGCGGGTCCTCCTGGCGGTGGCGAGGGCCTGGGAGGAGAAAAAGGAGGCCCTTCTGGAGGAGGGGGAACGTTTGGCCCAGGCCCTTTGGCGAAGCCTCACCCCGCCCCCGGGCCCCGTGCCGGCGGAGGCAGAGGAGGCGGCCCTGGCCCACCTGGCCCAGGCCTTTGACCTCGAGGGGGGAGGGTTTCTCCCCGCCCCCAAGTTCCCCCAAGGCACCCTTCTCCTCTACCTCCTGGCCCGGGCCTGGGAGGGGGAGGAACGGGCTAAGACCTTCCTCCTTAGCACCCTAAGGGCCATGGCCTTGGGGGGAATCTACGACCAGGTGGGCGGGGGGTTCCACCGCTACAGCGTGGACCGCTTCTGGCGGGTACCCCACTTTGAGAAGATGCTCTACGATAATGCCCTTCTGGCCCGGGTCTACCTGGGGGCCTACAAGCTCTTCGGCGACCCCCTTTTCCTGCGGGTGGCGCGGGGAACCCTGGACTGGCTCCTGGCCATGCAGGCCAAGGAGGGGGGGTTCTACACCGCCTTGGATGCGGAAAGCGAGGGGGAGGAAGGGCGCTACTACACCTGGACTGAGGCCGAGCTCGCCGAAGCCTTGGGGGAGGACTTCCCCTTGGCCCGGCGCTACTTCGCCCTGGGGGACGACCTTGGGGGGCGCTCCGTCCTCACCGCCTGGGGGGAGGTGGAGGTGGCCAAGGAGCTTGGGGAGGCCTTCGCCCCTTGGCGGGAGCGGGTGCGGCAGAAACTCCTCGCCGCCCGCAGGCGGCGCAGGCCCCCCGCCCTGGACGACAAGGTCTTGGCGGACTGGTCCGCCCTGGCGGTGCGGGCCTTGGCCGAGGGGGGAAGGCTTCTCGGGGAGGGGCGCTATCTGGAGGCGGCCCGCAAGGGGGCCCACTTTCTCCTCCAGGTCATGCGGCAAGAGGGGCTTCTGCGCCACGCCTGGCGGGGAGGAAGCCTGGGGGAAGAAGCCTTTTTGCCGGACCAGAGCTTCGCCGCCCTGGCCCTTTTGGAGCTTTACGCCGCCACGGGGGAGTGGCCCTACCTGGCCCAAGCGCAGGGGGTGGCGGAAGCCGCCTGGACGGTCTTTGTTGGGAAAACGGCTTCCCACAAGCTTCCTCTGCCATCAGAGGAGGTGGAAGAAGCCACCTTACCCTCAGGGGAAAGCGCTTTGGCGGAAGTCTTCTTCCGGCTGGGAGCCATATTCCATGGCGACTACTGGGAACGGGCAGAGCGCCTTTTGCAAAGCCGGGCCCTTTGGCTTGGTAGGTATCCCCAGGCCTTGCCCGGGGCGCTCCTAAGCAAGCGCCTCTTAGAGAGGGGAACCGAACTGGCCTTGCCCTTGCCCTCCCCCATGGCGGAGGCAGCTAAGGAGGCCTTTTTGCCCTTGACCCAGCTGGTTCTCGGGCCTCCGGGGGCCTTGCCGGCCTTGGAGGGCCGGGAGGCGGGCAAGGCCTACGCGTGCCGGCGGGGGGTTTGTGCTTTACCTGTGGAGGACTGGGGGGAGGTGTTGCGGGCGGTGCGGGATATGTGA
- the nadC gene encoding carboxylating nicotinate-nucleotide diphosphorylase: protein MLGIATEWDERLRAWLAEDLGHGDLTSRLVVDEALWGEAVILSKGEGVIAGLPVAERVFHLADARVRFTPRVAEGSPVAFGVEVARLEGPLRGILAGERLALNLLQRLSGIATLTRAYVEALQGTKAQVLDTRKTTPGLRDLEKYAVRVGGGRNHRFGLFDGILLKENHIRAAGGVREAVRRAKAQAPHYLKVEVEVTSLAELEEALAAGADLILLDNFPPEALLEAVRRVGGRVPLEASGNMTLERARMAAEAGVDYVSVGALTHSAKALDLSLLVVRP, encoded by the coding sequence GTGTTGGGTATCGCCACGGAATGGGACGAGCGCCTTCGGGCCTGGCTCGCCGAGGACCTGGGCCACGGGGATCTCACGAGCCGCCTGGTGGTGGACGAGGCCCTTTGGGGCGAGGCGGTCATCCTGAGCAAGGGGGAAGGGGTCATCGCCGGGCTTCCCGTAGCGGAACGGGTCTTTCACCTGGCCGACGCCCGGGTGCGCTTCACGCCCCGGGTGGCGGAGGGGAGTCCCGTGGCCTTTGGGGTGGAGGTGGCCCGCCTCGAGGGCCCCCTGCGGGGGATCCTGGCGGGAGAGCGGCTCGCCCTCAACCTCCTGCAGCGGCTTTCCGGCATCGCCACCCTCACCCGGGCCTACGTGGAGGCGCTCCAGGGCACCAAGGCCCAGGTCCTGGACACCCGTAAGACTACCCCGGGGCTAAGGGACCTCGAGAAGTATGCGGTGCGGGTGGGCGGGGGGAGGAACCACCGCTTCGGGCTCTTCGATGGCATCCTCCTCAAGGAAAACCACATCCGGGCGGCGGGCGGGGTACGAGAGGCGGTGCGCCGCGCCAAGGCGCAGGCGCCCCACTACCTCAAGGTGGAGGTGGAGGTGACGAGCCTCGCCGAGCTGGAGGAGGCCTTAGCGGCGGGGGCGGACCTAATCCTCCTGGACAACTTCCCCCCGGAGGCCCTGCTCGAGGCGGTGCGCCGGGTAGGGGGCCGGGTGCCCCTGGAGGCGAGCGGCAACATGACCCTGGAAAGGGCCCGCATGGCGGCGGAGGCGGGGGTGGACTACGTGAGCGTGGGGGCCCTCACCCACTCCGCTAAGGCCTTGGACCTTTCCCTCCTGGTGGTGCGGCCATAG
- the nadA gene encoding quinolinate synthase NadA, producing the protein MEKEALTQEIQRLKAEREAVILAHSYQLPEVQEVADFVGDSLGLAREAARTQAKVIVFAGVHFMAETAAILNPEKTVLLPDLEAGCSLADSIQPEDVLAWKAKHPEGLVVAYVNTRAEIKALADVCVTSANAVEVVARLPQDRPIFFVPDMFLGAHVARVTGRNLDLFPGECHVHAGIREEHLKALLETHPEAEFLIHPECGCGTGCLYLKPDAKMLSTEGMVRYAKEAPAQTFVVATEVGILHRLAKEAPGKTFFPVKPDAVCPYMKRITLEKIYLSLKEMRPVVRVPEEVAKRARRALEAMVAVG; encoded by the coding sequence ATGGAAAAGGAAGCGCTTACTCAGGAAATCCAAAGGCTCAAGGCAGAGCGGGAAGCGGTGATCCTGGCCCACTCCTACCAACTGCCCGAGGTGCAGGAGGTGGCGGACTTCGTGGGAGACTCCCTGGGCCTGGCCCGGGAGGCCGCCCGCACCCAGGCCAAGGTCATCGTCTTCGCCGGGGTGCACTTCATGGCGGAAACCGCCGCCATCCTAAACCCCGAGAAGACCGTGCTCCTCCCTGACCTCGAGGCGGGCTGCTCCCTGGCGGACAGCATCCAGCCCGAGGACGTCCTGGCCTGGAAGGCGAAGCACCCCGAGGGTCTGGTGGTGGCCTACGTGAACACCCGGGCCGAGATCAAGGCCCTGGCGGACGTGTGCGTCACCAGCGCCAACGCCGTGGAGGTGGTGGCCCGGCTTCCCCAGGACCGGCCCATCTTCTTCGTTCCCGACATGTTCTTAGGGGCCCACGTGGCCCGGGTGACCGGGCGGAACCTGGACCTCTTCCCCGGGGAGTGCCACGTGCACGCCGGGATCCGGGAGGAGCACCTTAAGGCGCTTTTGGAAACCCACCCCGAGGCGGAGTTCCTGATCCACCCCGAGTGCGGCTGCGGCACGGGCTGCCTTTACCTCAAACCCGATGCCAAGATGCTCTCCACCGAGGGCATGGTGCGCTACGCCAAGGAGGCGCCGGCCCAGACCTTCGTGGTGGCCACGGAGGTAGGCATTCTGCACCGCCTGGCCAAAGAGGCCCCGGGCAAGACCTTCTTCCCGGTGAAGCCCGACGCCGTGTGCCCGTACATGAAGCGGATTACCCTGGAGAAGATTTACCTGTCCCTCAAGGAGATGCGCCCCGTGGTGCGGGTGCCCGAGGAGGTGGCGAAGCGGGCGCGGCGGGCCCTCGAGGCCATGGTGGCGGTGGGGTAA
- a CDS encoding FAD-dependent oxidoreductase, with protein sequence MERLFADLLVLGAGVAGVYAALAVEARGAKVLLLAKDPMPSGSTPWAQGGVAFPLDEEDLEAHLQDTLRAGRGLVEEAVARSILAEAPRHLERLKALGLPFHPEPTREGGHSRPRVRHLGGDRSGLLLLQGLLAHLRSPVLEGYTAASLLLARGRVAGALALSPQGPVEVRAGAVLLATGGFGRLFPVTTNPEGATGDGMALAFRAGGVLRDLEFVQFHPTALPNGALISEACRGEGALLLNARGERFMGRYDPLLELAPRDVVARAVHREWEASGGVYLDLRPIPHLEARFPTVVASARALGLDPTREPLPVAPAAHYAMGGVRTDLRGYTGLPGLYAAGEVASTGFHGANRLASNSLLEGLVMGERAALAALEDLAFPPKAEALPALALDPRHLPALRAQMERAGVVRSGEALRQALAFAEALPLEEVPPHKATRPALEAGHLALLARLLLRMALLRQESRGAHFREDFPEEAEEAYHLEAQGPHVRRVPVGVR encoded by the coding sequence ATGGAGCGCCTCTTTGCGGACCTCCTGGTCCTAGGAGCCGGGGTGGCGGGGGTGTACGCCGCCCTGGCGGTGGAGGCCCGGGGCGCCAAAGTCCTCCTCCTGGCCAAGGACCCCATGCCCTCCGGCTCCACCCCCTGGGCCCAGGGAGGGGTGGCCTTCCCCCTGGACGAGGAGGACCTGGAGGCCCACCTCCAGGACACCCTGCGGGCCGGGCGGGGCCTGGTGGAGGAGGCCGTGGCCCGTTCCATCCTGGCGGAAGCTCCCCGCCACCTGGAACGGCTTAAGGCCTTGGGCCTTCCCTTCCACCCCGAGCCCACCCGGGAAGGGGGGCACTCCCGGCCCCGGGTGCGCCACCTGGGCGGGGACCGAAGCGGCCTCCTCCTCCTCCAGGGGCTCCTCGCCCACCTGCGAAGCCCCGTCCTGGAGGGATATACGGCGGCAAGCCTCCTCCTGGCCCGAGGGCGGGTGGCCGGGGCCCTGGCCCTTTCCCCCCAGGGCCCGGTGGAGGTCCGGGCCGGGGCCGTGCTCCTGGCCACGGGGGGGTTCGGGCGGCTTTTCCCCGTCACCACCAACCCGGAAGGGGCCACGGGGGACGGGATGGCCTTGGCCTTCCGCGCCGGAGGGGTGCTGAGGGACCTGGAGTTCGTCCAGTTCCACCCCACCGCCCTGCCCAATGGGGCCCTCATCTCCGAGGCTTGCCGGGGGGAGGGGGCCCTCCTCCTGAACGCCCGGGGGGAGCGCTTCATGGGGCGGTACGACCCCCTCCTGGAGCTCGCCCCTCGGGACGTGGTGGCCCGGGCGGTGCACCGGGAGTGGGAGGCCTCGGGAGGGGTATACCTGGACCTAAGGCCCATCCCCCACTTGGAAGCCCGCTTCCCCACCGTGGTGGCCTCGGCCCGGGCCCTGGGGCTTGACCCCACGAGGGAGCCCCTTCCCGTGGCCCCCGCCGCCCACTACGCCATGGGCGGGGTGAGGACGGACCTGAGGGGCTACACCGGCCTTCCTGGGCTCTACGCCGCTGGGGAGGTGGCCTCCACGGGGTTTCACGGAGCGAACCGCCTGGCCTCCAATAGCCTTTTGGAAGGGCTCGTCATGGGGGAGCGGGCGGCCTTGGCGGCCTTGGAGGACCTGGCCTTTCCCCCCAAGGCGGAGGCCCTGCCCGCCTTGGCCCTGGACCCCCGGCACCTTCCCGCCCTCCGGGCCCAAATGGAGCGGGCGGGGGTGGTGCGCTCGGGGGAGGCCTTGCGGCAGGCCCTGGCCTTTGCCGAGGCCCTGCCCCTAGAGGAGGTGCCTCCCCACAAGGCTACCCGCCCTGCCCTGGAGGCGGGGCATCTGGCCCTCCTCGCCCGGCTCCTCCTCCGGATGGCCCTCCTGCGCCAGGAAAGCCGCGGGGCCCACTTCCGCGAGGACTTCCCCGAGGAGGCGGAGGAGGCCTACCACCTCGAGGCCCAAGGCCCCCACGTGCGCCGGGTTCCCGTGGGCGTAAGATAG
- the bfr gene encoding bacterioferritin, with the protein MKGHPEVIQSLQDRLSEELAAILQYMVHAEMAENWGFKALARHLKAHAITEMRHAERHIERILFLEGFPEVSRIGEIRIGKSVEEILFRDYEGELMAVKGYNETMNLAQSLGDNGTRDLVAEILKDEEAHVDWLETQRELKEQMGLANYLQYLAGEAE; encoded by the coding sequence ATGAAAGGGCATCCCGAGGTGATCCAGAGCCTACAAGACAGGCTTTCCGAGGAGCTTGCCGCCATCTTGCAGTACATGGTTCATGCGGAGATGGCGGAGAACTGGGGCTTCAAGGCCCTGGCCCGCCACCTGAAGGCCCACGCCATCACCGAGATGCGCCATGCGGAGAGGCACATCGAGCGGATCCTCTTCTTGGAAGGTTTCCCCGAGGTGAGCCGCATTGGGGAGATCCGCATCGGCAAGAGCGTGGAGGAGATCCTCTTCCGCGACTACGAGGGGGAGTTGATGGCGGTGAAGGGCTACAACGAAACCATGAACCTGGCCCAGTCCCTGGGGGACAACGGCACCCGGGACCTGGTGGCGGAAATCCTCAAGGACGAGGAGGCCCACGTGGACTGGCTGGAGACGCAACGGGAGCTCAAGGAACAGATGGGCCTCGCCAACTACCTGCAGTACCTGGCGGGGGAGGCGGAGTAA
- a CDS encoding helix-turn-helix domain-containing protein: MAEHEAAFCPVYAALNLLQEKWTLHIVRALLEGPKGFNELSRAIGGVNPATLSQRLEHLVSLGLVEKRVESHMPPRTRYSLTEAGRELEAVIAAIDRWARKNLKAPVA; the protein is encoded by the coding sequence ATGGCCGAGCACGAGGCGGCCTTCTGCCCGGTCTACGCGGCCCTTAACCTCCTTCAGGAGAAGTGGACCTTGCACATCGTCCGCGCCCTCCTCGAGGGCCCTAAGGGCTTCAATGAGCTTTCCCGGGCCATCGGTGGCGTGAACCCCGCCACGCTTTCCCAGCGCTTAGAGCATCTGGTTTCCCTGGGCCTGGTGGAGAAGCGGGTGGAGTCCCACATGCCCCCCAGGACCCGCTACAGCCTCACCGAGGCGGGCCGGGAATTGGAGGCGGTTATCGCCGCCATCGATCGATGGGCCCGCAAGAACCTGAAGGCGCCCGTGGCCTAG
- the fbp gene encoding fructose-1,6-bisphosphate aldolase/phosphatase has translation MEITLSVLKADIGSVGGHTLPSRRVLAKVEAVGREAVGRLLLDAYVFHIGDDIVLLMSHTQGPRHPEVHGLAWRAFQEGTAVAKEEGLYGAGQDLLKDAFTGNLHGLGPQVAEMTFEERPAEPFLVLAADKTEPGAFNLPLYLAFADPMYASGLLLSPDLRPGFRFRIMDLAQTERDSYITLDAPERLYDIATLLRDSHRFALESIWSRKHGEIAAVVSTTRLRNIAGRYVGKDDPVALIRTQKIFPATEEFGPPFALAPFVAGDTRGSHHMPLMPVKANTQASSFFCVPMVCGLAFSLKEGRFSEPVDLFADPVWDAVRAKVVEKAQEMRRQGFYGPAMLPMEELEYTGIAERLKELAQEFT, from the coding sequence ATGGAGATCACGCTTTCCGTGCTCAAAGCGGATATCGGCTCCGTGGGCGGGCACACCTTGCCAAGCCGCCGGGTGCTCGCCAAGGTGGAGGCGGTGGGGCGGGAGGCGGTAGGCCGCCTGCTCCTAGACGCCTACGTCTTCCACATCGGCGACGACATCGTCCTCCTCATGAGCCACACCCAGGGCCCCCGCCACCCCGAGGTGCACGGCCTTGCCTGGCGGGCCTTTCAGGAGGGAACGGCGGTGGCCAAGGAGGAGGGGCTTTACGGGGCGGGTCAGGACCTCTTGAAGGACGCCTTCACCGGCAACCTCCACGGCCTAGGCCCCCAGGTGGCGGAGATGACCTTTGAGGAGCGGCCCGCCGAGCCCTTTTTGGTTTTGGCGGCGGACAAAACCGAGCCCGGGGCCTTTAACCTCCCCCTGTACCTGGCCTTCGCCGATCCCATGTACGCCTCGGGCCTCCTCCTTTCGCCCGACCTGAGGCCAGGCTTTCGCTTTCGCATCATGGACCTGGCCCAGACGGAGCGGGACAGCTACATCACCCTGGACGCCCCCGAGCGGCTTTACGATATCGCCACCCTGCTTCGCGACTCCCACCGCTTCGCCCTCGAGTCCATCTGGTCCCGCAAGCACGGGGAGATCGCCGCGGTGGTGAGCACCACCCGGCTAAGGAACATTGCGGGCCGCTACGTGGGCAAGGACGACCCGGTGGCCCTCATCCGCACCCAGAAGATCTTCCCCGCCACGGAGGAGTTCGGTCCGCCCTTCGCCCTGGCCCCCTTCGTGGCCGGGGACACCCGGGGAAGCCACCATATGCCCCTGATGCCGGTGAAGGCCAACACCCAGGCTTCCAGCTTTTTCTGCGTCCCCATGGTCTGCGGCCTCGCTTTTTCCCTCAAGGAAGGGAGGTTTTCCGAACCCGTGGACCTCTTTGCCGACCCCGTGTGGGATGCGGTGCGGGCCAAGGTGGTAGAGAAGGCCCAGGAGATGCGCCGCCAGGGCTTCTACGGCCCTGCCATGCTCCCTATGGAGGAGCTGGAGTATACGGGGATTGCGGAGCGGCTGAAGGAGCTAGCCCAGGAGTTCACGTAG
- the eda gene encoding bifunctional 4-hydroxy-2-oxoglutarate aldolase/2-dehydro-3-deoxy-phosphogluconate aldolase — MEVLEALAKARLLPLLTVRGGEDLWGLARVLREEGVEVLEITLRTPQGLEALKALRDRGLFLGAGTVRSPKEAEAALAAGARFLVSPGLKEEVARLAQEEGVPYFPGVLTPTEVERALELGLFALKFFPAEPFRGAQVLRAYAEVFPEVRFLPTGGIQEEHLPLYAPLPNLLAVGGSWLLTGQMDQIRARIRTAKGILRPQAHG, encoded by the coding sequence GTGGAGGTCCTCGAGGCTTTAGCGAAGGCCCGTCTCCTGCCCCTTCTCACCGTGCGGGGCGGTGAGGACCTTTGGGGCTTAGCCCGGGTGTTGCGGGAAGAAGGGGTCGAGGTTTTGGAGATTACCCTTCGTACGCCCCAAGGGCTCGAGGCGCTCAAGGCGTTGCGGGATAGAGGCTTATTCCTCGGCGCGGGCACGGTTCGTAGCCCGAAGGAGGCAGAGGCGGCCTTGGCCGCGGGCGCGCGGTTTTTGGTTTCGCCGGGTCTAAAGGAGGAGGTGGCCCGGTTAGCCCAAGAGGAAGGTGTGCCCTACTTTCCCGGCGTCCTCACCCCCACGGAGGTGGAAAGGGCTTTGGAGCTTGGCCTTTTCGCCCTCAAGTTCTTTCCCGCAGAGCCTTTTCGGGGCGCTCAGGTGCTTAGGGCCTACGCCGAGGTTTTCCCGGAGGTACGCTTCCTTCCCACGGGAGGGATCCAGGAAGAGCACCTTCCCCTTTATGCTCCCTTGCCCAACCTTTTGGCCGTCGGGGGAAGCTGGCTCCTAACGGGGCAGATGGATCAGATCCGCGCGCGTATCCGCACGGCCAAGGGTATCCTCAGGCCCCAAGCTCACGGCTGA
- a CDS encoding IclR family transcriptional regulator, with protein sequence MRRETLEETEGAQTLLRGLWLMERVAEGVHDLKSLAETLGLSRSTAHRILSALSRAGYLRHEPRKGYFLGPKLIRLGFKAYGQLHLPALARPHLEALRDTTKETVHLAVLEGREVVYIDKVPGKRELVLASQIGSRFPAQSTALGKAILAFLPEERWREAFTPGLKRTPRTVTDYQAFREELRLTRARGYALDLEENEPGVRCVAAPILNGQGEPVAAVSVSTASVYLDEHRIPEVAEAVQDTARRVSRELGA encoded by the coding sequence ATGCGGCGGGAAACCCTGGAGGAAACGGAGGGTGCCCAGACCCTTCTCCGCGGCTTGTGGCTCATGGAGCGAGTGGCCGAGGGGGTGCACGACCTAAAAAGCCTCGCCGAAACCTTAGGGCTTAGCCGAAGCACGGCCCACCGGATCCTCAGCGCCCTTAGCCGGGCAGGCTACCTGCGCCACGAGCCGCGAAAAGGCTACTTTCTTGGGCCCAAGCTGATCCGCTTGGGGTTTAAGGCCTACGGCCAGTTACACCTTCCCGCCCTGGCCCGCCCCCACCTCGAGGCCCTCCGGGACACCACGAAGGAGACGGTGCACCTGGCCGTTTTGGAGGGTCGGGAAGTTGTCTATATCGATAAGGTCCCAGGCAAGCGCGAGCTTGTTTTGGCTAGCCAAATCGGCAGCCGCTTCCCCGCCCAGTCCACAGCCTTGGGCAAGGCCATCTTGGCCTTCCTTCCTGAAGAGCGATGGCGAGAGGCCTTCACCCCTGGCCTGAAACGCACCCCCAGGACGGTAACGGACTATCAAGCCTTTCGCGAGGAGCTACGCCTTACCCGGGCCCGGGGATACGCCTTAGACCTAGAGGAAAACGAACCCGGAGTGCGATGCGTGGCCGCTCCCATCCTCAATGGCCAAGGGGAGCCTGTGGCGGCGGTAAGCGTTTCCACCGCCTCCGTCTACCTGGACGAGCACCGCATCCCCGAGGTGGCCGAGGCAGTCCAGGACACAGCCCGGCGCGTCAGCCGTGAGCTTGGGGCCTGA
- a CDS encoding C4-dicarboxylate TRAP transporter substrate-binding protein, with protein MVWGQTYTLRFNHVLGPNHPYHAGLQAWAERVAERTKGDLRILVFHSAQLGVEEDIIEQLRQGVPVGQNTDGARLGNYVKELGVFNGPYFVEDYATVERLINLPVVQGWVERLAQQYGIRVLCFNWVQGYRHFMTNRPVRRPEDLRGLRIRTPPAPVWQESVRALGATPVALPFGEIYSALQQRAIDGAELVYANIPDMSLWEVLRYVNETKHFLLINFEVVGEAWYRRLPANYRQILREECVRAGRETSQRIAAEEERIKSLIQQRGMTIVSDVDLAAFRRAAETAYERLGLKSIRDALYQALRR; from the coding sequence TTGGTTTGGGGACAGACGTACACCCTTCGCTTTAACCACGTCCTGGGGCCCAACCATCCCTACCATGCTGGCCTTCAGGCTTGGGCGGAACGGGTGGCAGAGCGGACCAAGGGGGACCTGCGGATCCTGGTCTTCCATAGCGCCCAACTAGGGGTAGAGGAAGACATCATCGAGCAGCTGCGGCAAGGGGTGCCGGTGGGTCAAAACACCGACGGGGCTCGGCTGGGCAACTACGTGAAGGAACTTGGGGTGTTCAACGGCCCTTACTTTGTGGAGGACTACGCCACCGTTGAGCGCCTGATTAACCTGCCCGTGGTCCAGGGCTGGGTTGAGCGCCTTGCCCAGCAGTATGGCATCCGCGTCCTCTGCTTTAACTGGGTCCAGGGGTACCGGCATTTTATGACCAATAGACCCGTACGCCGACCCGAGGACCTCCGCGGCTTGCGCATTCGCACGCCGCCAGCGCCCGTTTGGCAGGAATCGGTGCGGGCTCTGGGAGCCACCCCCGTGGCCTTGCCTTTCGGAGAAATCTACTCCGCCTTGCAGCAGCGGGCCATCGACGGCGCCGAGCTCGTTTACGCCAACATCCCCGACATGAGCCTTTGGGAGGTGCTGCGTTACGTGAACGAGACCAAGCACTTCCTCCTCATCAACTTCGAGGTGGTGGGGGAGGCCTGGTACCGACGGCTACCGGCCAATTACCGGCAGATCCTCCGGGAGGAGTGTGTGCGGGCAGGCCGGGAAACCTCCCAGCGCATCGCCGCGGAGGAGGAGCGGATCAAATCCCTTATCCAGCAACGGGGCATGACCATCGTGAGCGATGTCGACCTGGCGGCCTTCCGACGGGCGGCGGAAACCGCTTACGAGCGCCTTGGACTTAAGAGCATCCGGGACGCCTTGTACCAGGCTTTGCGGCGCTAA